The Persephonella sp. KM09-Lau-8 nucleotide sequence TTTTTCAACAGCTTCTAATTTTTCTTGCCAGTTTTCATCTGATACATCAACAACATGGAGTATAAGGTCTGCTTCCTCTACTTCTTCGAGGGTTGCCATAAATGCATCCATTATTTCTTTGGGCATATCCTTTACAAACCCAACTGTATCGGTAATAATCACCTTTTTTCCGATATCAGGAAATACTATATAAGATGTTTTGGTATCCAGTGTGGCAAATAGCTGGTCTGATATAAACGCCTCCCTTTTTGTAAGTCTGTTCAGGAGACTGGATTTACCTGCATTAGTATAGCCTACAAGGGCAACCTTAAGAAGATTTATATCTTTGTTTCTCCATTTCCTTTGCTGATATCTCTGCTTTTTGATGTATTCCAGTTCTTTTTTTATTTTTGCTATTCTTTCTTTAATTCTTCTGACCTTGATTTCACCTAATTTTTCACCTGCACCTTTTGTTTTCATACCACCGCCAATTCTGGAGAGTGCCTTACCTTTCTGTCCATATACTCTTGGAAGCTCATGCTGAAGTGTTGCTAACTCAACCTGAAGTTTTGCCTGTTTTGTTTTTGCCCTTTCGGAAAATATAGAAAGTATAAGGTCTGTCCTGTCTAAGACATTAACCCCTGTTATATTTTCTATATTTGTGATTTGAACAGGAGTTAACTGGGTATCAAAGATTATTGTATCTGCCTGAGTTCCCTCGGCAAGTTCTTTAAGCTGTTTTACTTTTCCTTTTCCGATATATGTAGCAGGGTCTGGATGTTCCCTTTTTTGATATAGTTTACCTATTGTAATGCCATCAAGGGCTTCAACAAGCCCTTCCAGCTCATTTAAAGAGTATCTAAGCTCTTTTTCTGTTTTATCAGGGGTTTTTACGCCTACTAAAATACACCTCATACTGCAAAATATATATAGATTTTAAGTTTCTGCAACGATAGTGCTTATTGCATGTTTATAAACAAGCTGTTTTTCCCCATTTACATCAAGGAGTATTGTAAACTGGTCTGCTTCAAGGATTTTTCCTGTTATTCTTGTTCCTCTTGTTAGATAGATAACAACTTCTTTTCCTTCTTCTTTCAATTCTTGAAGCAGCTCATCCTGCACGTTCATTTTGATACCTCCACTTCATATTTTTTTATAATTGTATCTAAAAGTTTTTCTTTTGTATAGGTGAAAGGGTCTATCCAGAGCCAGCCATTTTCAGATTTTAATTTAGACCTGAAAGCTCTTTTCTGCCTTTTTGCAAAATCCTTTGTGTTTTTCACAACCATATCTTTTGCTTCATCTAAGGATATTTCTCCTTTAAGATAAGGGATAATCTCTTTGTAGCCAATAGCCTGTTTTGCAGTGATGCTGTTTTCATAACCCATATCCATAAGATTTTTTACTTCATCCACAAGCCCTAACCTGAACATTTTATCTACCCTTTTTTCAATTCTGTCCCATAATTTTTCCCTGTCTGTATGAAACACAAAGCCTATAAAATCATATTTTTTTTCTTTAAAGCTGTGTTCCTTTTGGAATGAGGAAAAAGGCTTTCCGCTAATTTCATAAACCTCAAGGGCCCTAACTATTCGCTTTGTATCATTTGGATGAATTTTAGCAGCATATTCTGGGTCAATCTGTTTTAGTTTTTCATATAGATTTTTTTCTTTATAAAGTCTTTCACGGATTTTCCAGTCTGTTGGTGGTGCTTCTGATAAACCATATAAAAGGGTCTGAATATAAAGCCATGTCCCCCCGACAATAATAGGAAGTTTTCCCCTTTCCTGTATATCCTTTATTTTTTCCTGTGCCAGCTCAATAAAATCCTTTGCTGAAAAATTGTAGTCAGGTTCAACCACATCAATAAGGTAATGGGGAATTCCTTGCATCTCTTCTGGTGTAGGTTTTGCCGTTCCTATGTCCATATATTTATAGACCATCATAGAGTCTGCACTTATAATTTCTCCGTTTATTTGTTTTGCAACCTCCACTGCAATTTCTGATTTACCTGTTGCAGTAAGCCCAGTTATGACTATAATTTTCATCCTGTCCACCTTTTATTTTACAAATGTTATAAAATATACGAAAAATTATAAAAGTTTTTGTAAATTGCAAAGGTAAATAATGAAGAAAAAAGGCGCTAAAACATCAATAGAAAAGGCTTTAGATTTAATAGAAACATTAAAAGAAAAAGAGCATTTAGGGGTAACAGAATTAAGTGGTATTCTGGGATTGAATAAAAACAATGTTTTCAGGATACTTGCCACCCTTGAAGTAAAGGGAATAGTGGAACAGGATAAGGAAACAGAGCATTATAAACTGGGTATGAAATTACTTTCTCTGGAGCATGCATATCTGCAGAGTTTAAAATTCTTAAAAGTTATTAGACCATTTATC carries:
- the miaA gene encoding tRNA (adenosine(37)-N6)-dimethylallyltransferase MiaA, coding for MKIIVITGLTATGKSEIAVEVAKQINGEIISADSMMVYKYMDIGTAKPTPEEMQGIPHYLIDVVEPDYNFSAKDFIELAQEKIKDIQERGKLPIIVGGTWLYIQTLLYGLSEAPPTDWKIRERLYKEKNLYEKLKQIDPEYAAKIHPNDTKRIVRALEVYEISGKPFSSFQKEHSFKEKKYDFIGFVFHTDREKLWDRIEKRVDKMFRLGLVDEVKNLMDMGYENSITAKQAIGYKEIIPYLKGEISLDEAKDMVVKNTKDFAKRQKRAFRSKLKSENGWLWIDPFTYTKEKLLDTIIKKYEVEVSK
- the hfq gene encoding RNA chaperone Hfq — its product is MNVQDELLQELKEEGKEVVIYLTRGTRITGKILEADQFTILLDVNGEKQLVYKHAISTIVAET
- the hflX gene encoding GTPase HflX, producing the protein MRCILVGVKTPDKTEKELRYSLNELEGLVEALDGITIGKLYQKREHPDPATYIGKGKVKQLKELAEGTQADTIIFDTQLTPVQITNIENITGVNVLDRTDLILSIFSERAKTKQAKLQVELATLQHELPRVYGQKGKALSRIGGGMKTKGAGEKLGEIKVRRIKERIAKIKKELEYIKKQRYQQRKWRNKDINLLKVALVGYTNAGKSSLLNRLTKREAFISDQLFATLDTKTSYIVFPDIGKKVIITDTVGFVKDMPKEIMDAFMATLEEVEEADLILHVVDVSDENWQEKLEAVEKILKKIKVDHKPAVVVLNKVDKLVPSPEFLDESQEHILTGNRETITISTEKGWNLDKLMEILKKYASEKNLVSYN